A genomic region of Micromonospora sp. NBRC 110009 contains the following coding sequences:
- a CDS encoding cytochrome c oxidase subunit 3 has protein sequence MTQRGPVVAATSAEALSTELPVGRSTGWWGMVMFVVTEATLFACLLGSYYYLRFQYGPHWPPDGIDAPALRTPLVMTAVLVPSSLPVVWAEHGIRRGQRWRLRCGLAATMLLGLIFLALLVGEYAEKLRQFTMTTDVYGSLFYLVTGFHGLHVLVGLTMIGWLLATSLRGGSFGPQRHERVRNAAIYWHFVDAVWVAILFTIYLSPRL, from the coding sequence ATGACCCAGCGGGGCCCGGTGGTGGCGGCCACCAGCGCGGAAGCGTTGAGCACCGAGTTGCCCGTCGGCCGGTCGACCGGCTGGTGGGGCATGGTGATGTTCGTGGTCACCGAGGCCACCCTCTTCGCCTGCCTGCTCGGCAGCTACTACTACCTCCGCTTCCAGTACGGCCCGCACTGGCCCCCGGACGGCATCGACGCCCCGGCGTTGCGCACCCCGCTGGTGATGACCGCGGTGCTGGTGCCCAGCAGTCTGCCCGTGGTGTGGGCGGAACACGGCATCCGGCGCGGCCAGCGGTGGCGGCTGCGCTGCGGGCTGGCCGCCACCATGCTGCTCGGGCTGATCTTCCTGGCCCTGCTGGTCGGCGAGTACGCCGAGAAGCTCCGGCAGTTCACCATGACCACCGACGTCTACGGCTCGCTGTTCTACCTGGTCACCGGCTTCCACGGGCTGCACGTCCTGGTCGGGCTGACCATGATCGGCTGGTTGCTCGCCACCTCCCTGCGCGGCGGTAGCTTCGGCCCCCAGCGACACGAACGGGTGCGCAACGCCGCCATCTACTGGCACTTCGTCGACGCCGTGTGGGTCGCCATCCTGTTCACCATCTACCTCTCCCCGCGACTGTGA
- the coxB gene encoding cytochrome c oxidase subunit II has translation METPAQTTSSAAGRQPRPRPLLAASAMLLLLAGCAGDTPSALNPAGAGASRVAGLWWLLFWLSVAVFAEVMALLAWALVFRRGAARVRHGQPLRFVTIAGAGLPFVILVAVYGVGLRDLAALGAGPGRDAPTVEVTGHKWWWEVRYDGTSGATANELHIPVGERIRVRLRTEDVLHSFWVPQLMPKTDLIAGETRETWLRAERAGSYRGQCAEYCGTQHAHMAFLVVAEPRADFDAWRARLAASARTPSTAAERRGQQAFVQGTCAACHTVRGTAAQGRVGPDLSNVGSRWSIGAGAVPNDPGHLGGWIANSQTVKPGNAMPPQPVDAARLPDLIAYLRSLE, from the coding sequence GTGGAGACCCCAGCGCAGACCACGTCGAGCGCGGCCGGACGGCAGCCCCGGCCGCGCCCGTTGCTCGCCGCGTCGGCCATGCTGCTGCTGCTCGCCGGCTGTGCCGGCGACACCCCCTCCGCGCTGAACCCGGCCGGCGCCGGAGCGTCCCGGGTCGCCGGCCTGTGGTGGCTGCTCTTCTGGCTCTCCGTGGCGGTGTTCGCCGAGGTCATGGCGTTGCTCGCCTGGGCGCTGGTGTTCCGCCGTGGCGCGGCCCGGGTCCGCCACGGCCAGCCGCTGCGGTTCGTCACGATCGCCGGAGCCGGGCTGCCGTTCGTCATCCTCGTCGCCGTGTACGGCGTCGGCCTGCGCGACCTCGCCGCGCTCGGCGCCGGCCCGGGCCGGGACGCCCCGACCGTGGAGGTGACCGGCCACAAGTGGTGGTGGGAGGTGCGGTACGACGGCACCTCCGGCGCCACCGCCAACGAGCTGCACATCCCGGTGGGGGAGCGGATCCGGGTCCGCCTGCGCACCGAGGACGTGCTGCACAGCTTCTGGGTGCCCCAGCTCATGCCGAAGACGGACCTGATCGCCGGCGAGACCCGGGAGACCTGGCTGCGGGCGGAGCGGGCCGGCAGCTACCGCGGCCAGTGCGCCGAGTACTGCGGCACCCAGCACGCCCACATGGCCTTCCTGGTGGTGGCCGAGCCGCGCGCCGACTTCGACGCCTGGCGGGCCCGGTTGGCCGCCTCGGCGCGTACGCCGAGCACCGCGGCCGAACGGCGCGGCCAGCAGGCGTTCGTACAGGGCACCTGCGCCGCCTGCCACACCGTGCGGGGCACCGCCGCGCAGGGGCGGGTCGGGCCGGACCTGTCCAACGTCGGCTCCCGCTGGAGCATCGGCGCCGGGGCGGTGCCCAACGACCCCGGGCACCTGGGCGGCTGGATCGCCAACTCGCAGACGGTCAAGCCCGGCAACGCCATGCCGCCGCAGCCGGTCGACGCCGCCCGACTGCCGGACCTGATCGCGTACCTGCGGTCGCTGGAGTAG
- the ctaD gene encoding cytochrome c oxidase subunit I encodes MSTTTGTPTGIDRDDLARLAAHWGEPASLRAWFSTVDHKRIGRRYLVTAGLFFVLAGLSALVMRTQLARPEAGVVSPQEYNQLFSMHGTAMIFLFATPMLFGFGNFLVPLMIGARDMAFPRLNAFGYWVFLFAGLFMWASLPFGAAPNNGWFAYVPLSGAQHNPGLHMDVYTLGLLFLGISTTSGAINFIVTALKLRAPGMSLNRVPLFVWAIVATAFMVIFALPALNADNAMLFLDRRFGTHFFDPSAGGNVLLWQHLFWIFGHPDVYIIVMPALGIVSAVLPAFTRRGVVGYPLIVLSIVSIAIISFGVWVHHMFATGLPQLSYSFFSAASSIITIPSGIQIFAWLATMLLGRLVLKVPLLFVIGFVVTFVLGGLTGAMFAVTAFDQQVTDSYFVVAHFHYVLIGGAVFPMLAGIYYWLPKITGRMYHERLGRWAFWLVFAGMHVTFFPMHLAGLFGMPRRVYTYRTEPGWDGWNLVSTLGSYLLAVGLLLVLVGVVHAVRRGRPAPPDPWDGDSLEWATASPPEPYNFPVIPRVHSLHPAWDERTAESTGAGATEDRILSDGRRTLFTSELDAHPERVVDMPESTLKPLLLAGALLVFFTAMLLAWYPVAAGAVVVVVATIAVWLWPPRRPDEESGVSA; translated from the coding sequence ATGTCCACCACCACCGGCACACCCACCGGCATCGACCGGGACGACCTGGCGCGCCTGGCCGCGCACTGGGGCGAGCCCGCCTCCCTGCGGGCCTGGTTCAGCACCGTCGACCACAAGCGGATCGGCCGGCGCTACCTGGTCACCGCCGGGCTCTTCTTCGTCCTGGCCGGGCTCAGCGCCCTGGTGATGCGGACCCAGCTCGCCCGACCCGAGGCGGGCGTCGTGTCGCCGCAGGAGTACAACCAGCTCTTCAGCATGCACGGCACGGCGATGATCTTCCTGTTCGCCACCCCGATGCTCTTCGGCTTCGGCAACTTCCTCGTCCCGTTGATGATCGGTGCCCGGGACATGGCCTTCCCGCGGCTGAACGCCTTCGGCTACTGGGTGTTCCTCTTCGCCGGGCTGTTCATGTGGGCGAGCCTGCCGTTCGGGGCGGCGCCGAACAACGGCTGGTTCGCCTACGTGCCGCTCAGCGGCGCGCAGCACAATCCCGGCCTGCACATGGACGTCTACACGCTCGGCCTGCTCTTCCTCGGCATCTCCACGACCTCCGGGGCGATCAACTTCATCGTCACCGCGCTCAAGCTGCGCGCGCCGGGCATGTCCCTCAACCGGGTGCCGTTGTTCGTCTGGGCGATCGTCGCCACCGCGTTCATGGTGATCTTCGCGTTGCCAGCGCTGAACGCGGACAACGCGATGCTCTTCCTCGACCGCCGGTTCGGCACCCACTTCTTCGACCCGTCCGCCGGCGGGAACGTGCTGCTCTGGCAGCACCTGTTCTGGATCTTCGGGCACCCGGACGTCTACATCATCGTGATGCCGGCGCTGGGCATCGTCTCCGCGGTGCTGCCCGCGTTCACCCGCCGCGGCGTGGTCGGCTACCCGCTGATCGTGCTCTCCATCGTGTCCATCGCGATCATCTCGTTCGGGGTGTGGGTGCACCACATGTTCGCCACCGGGCTGCCGCAGCTGTCCTACAGCTTCTTCAGCGCGGCCAGCTCGATCATCACCATCCCGTCCGGCATCCAGATCTTCGCCTGGTTGGCGACGATGCTGCTCGGTCGGCTGGTGCTCAAGGTGCCGCTGCTGTTCGTCATCGGGTTCGTGGTGACCTTCGTGCTGGGCGGCCTCACCGGTGCGATGTTCGCGGTGACCGCGTTCGACCAGCAGGTCACCGACTCCTACTTCGTCGTCGCGCACTTCCACTACGTGCTGATCGGCGGCGCGGTCTTCCCGATGCTCGCCGGCATCTACTACTGGCTGCCGAAGATCACCGGGCGGATGTACCACGAGCGGCTCGGCCGGTGGGCATTCTGGCTGGTCTTCGCCGGCATGCACGTCACCTTCTTCCCGATGCACCTCGCCGGCCTGTTCGGCATGCCACGCCGGGTCTACACCTACCGGACCGAGCCGGGCTGGGACGGCTGGAACCTCGTCAGCACCCTCGGGTCGTACCTGCTCGCGGTCGGACTGCTGCTGGTGCTCGTCGGCGTGGTGCACGCGGTGCGCCGGGGGCGGCCGGCCCCGCCCGACCCGTGGGACGGCGACAGCCTGGAGTGGGCCACCGCGTCGCCGCCCGAGCCGTACAACTTCCCGGTCATTCCCCGGGTGCACAGCCTGCATCCGGCGTGGGACGAACGCACCGCCGAGTCCACCGGCGCGGGAGCGACCGAGGACCGCATCCTGAGCGACGGGCGGCGCACCCTGTTCACCAGCGAGCTGGACGCCCACCCCGAGCGGGTGGTGGACATGCCGGAGTCCACCCTCAAGCCGCTGCTGCTCGCCGGCGCGCTGCTGGTCTTCTTCACCGCCATGTTGCTGGCCTGGTATCCGGTGGCGGCCGGTGCCGTGGTCGTGGTCGTGGCGACGATCGCGGTCTGGTTGTGGCCGCCCCGCCGGCCGGACGAGGAGTCGGGGGTGTCGGCATGA